AACGGCTTCGCTTCGCATTGCATGGAACCGCTCCCTATCCATCACATCCTCGATCATGTCCAATCGATCCTGGATTCGCGCAGTGTCTCCCCGGAAGGTCTCAAAGGCGTCAAAACGGTCGATCATATGCGGTGCATACTTCATTTGAGCCACTCTTGCGTCCCAGGATCTGTCAAACGTCACACGTTTCAGGATATACGAGCCGGGATCGAAAAGAATGAACGCCGGGACCTTCTTTCCTGGATTTGGCAGCTCAACCAGCGATCGTTGTGATGCAATGTCCACACGAATGGAATCTTTTGTCCTGTCCGTATAGTGGACCTCAATAACCACCGGCATCCGAAAAACTCCGGTGAGGTGGTCCATCGGATGTATCTGCTCGATATCTACCAAGGTTGTGGTTGATACACCGCGTTCGGTTGTGGCAGCACCGGTTCGCGTAGATATCTTGAAATGGGGCTCTCCACCCTTGTAGAGCCATTGATCGAAGAACCAATCGGGTGACAGGCCCAAGGTGTCCTGGAAGGCCAGGTAGAGATCATTGGTCTCTACATTCCCATAGGCATGCTGCCGCAGGTAGTGCTGGATAACGCGTCGAACCGACGAATCGCCAAAGGTGTATCGCATCATGTCGATAACACTGGCCCCCTTCGGATATACTCGAGCCGAACCGCTAGAGGGGTGCACGATCGGCAACCGGTCTTTTTCCCCGGCTGCCAGGGCAGCGCGATGCATTCCGCGCCGACTCCACTCATAGGCATCCTCACCCAACGTCAACCGTGTGAAGAGGTGGGGGTAGAATGTCGCAAAACTCTCTTGTAGCCAGATCGACTTTCCGCTGCGACCAGTGATGAGATCTCCGAACCACTGGTGCGTGAGTTCGTGGACGTTCACACCTACATACGATCTGTCCAGCCATCCTCGCGAGTCTGTCTGGAAAAAGTCTCCGAATACCGTTGCTGTTGTGTTCTCCATGGCGCCAAAAATGTAGTCCGCCACGGGCACCTGACTATACGACTCCCATGGATACGGAATACCTGTTTCGCGTTCAAGGAAGTCCATCGCCTCAACGCTCATACGATACGTTGGTTCGGTACGTTCGGGCTGGTCCGAATAGGTATAGAGATAGAGCGGCACACCGCTGGCAGCCTTGCGAGTAGTTATCGAATATTGGCCGATGGCCAGCATGAGGAGATAGGAGGCATGAGGCTTGGTCATACTATAGCGCCAGGTCTTCGTGCCGTCTCCATTCACTACAACCTCTCCACGGGTCCCGTTGGAGAGAACGGCATAGGATGAGTCGAACGTAGTGATCGTTTCGGTGATCATTTTATCGTTCATCTCGTCATACATCGGGATCCAGTGGCGATTGTCGATACCCTGTCCCTGCGT
This region of Ignavibacteria bacterium genomic DNA includes:
- a CDS encoding M1 family metallopeptidase encodes the protein MQRLLLLLLLAAPMCAFAQAPFVHTSTYVDAPGSEPREHPVDMLRMTVDVRFEPEKGLVKGTVTHVFRSLRERTDSIEFDAIKIRILQATLGGKPVRTRSTDTTVIVYCEPAMRWDTRDSVTFIYEANPRKGIYFVGWNDPSKRMRRQIWTQGQGIDNRHWIPMYDEMNDKMITETITTFDSSYAVLSNGTRGEVVVNGDGTKTWRYSMTKPHASYLLMLAIGQYSITTRKAASGVPLYLYTYSDQPERTEPTYRMSVEAMDFLERETGIPYPWESYSQVPVADYIFGAMENTTATVFGDFFQTDSRGWLDRSYVGVNVHELTHQWFGDLITGRSGKSIWLQESFATFYPHLFTRLTLGEDAYEWSRRGMHRAALAAGEKDRLPIVHPSSGSARVYPKGASVIDMMRYTFGDSSVRRVIQHYLRQHAYGNVETNDLYLAFQDTLGLSPDWFFDQWLYKGGEPHFKISTRTGAATTERGVSTTTLVDIEQIHPMDHLTGVFRMPVVIEVHYTDRTKDSIRVDIASQRSLVELPNPGKKVPAFILFDPGSYILKRVTFDRSWDARVAQMKYAPHMIDRFDAFETFRGDTARIQDRLDMIEDVMDRERFHAMRSEAVGQAIELALIGNTHALKTIERGLKDPAVEVRSSAINGLTTIPLSLKGACERLLEDSSYAVMQSALMKLVQSFPSDARTYLNKVKAVRGPHERVHIARLEAEAADGNGSALAELSDLCGPGWEFITRQNAMGAMRRLSTLTEEGARNILLGIVSTNTRLSGVAQATLTALTEQPRLREVVRRVAMGMQVEQWQRDMLIPYTR